A stretch of DNA from Ricinus communis isolate WT05 ecotype wild-type chromosome 4, ASM1957865v1, whole genome shotgun sequence:
ataatttatttaattaataataattctaactaattatattaataaattattaaaattaaaataatattaatatttatagactTATCTATATAGTATATTAAAATCACTAATGTGAAGTGGAAAGCACATAAATTACTGCAATAGAAAGTTCTGCTGCTAGATTTCGTTTGACTGTGTAACTGTCGTTAAACGGTCAAAACAATCCCCAGAAGAACTGTTTTAATTTGTAGCACACCATTGCTTGTGCCATAATTTTAGGCCAAATCATGTGTTACTACTGAAACCTTTTTGTAAGTGAGAGAGCGCAAAGAATGGGATTTTAAGAAGACTTgtaattatcattattatttcattttgttAATTTCTAAAGTGGCTTTTAAGTTTGAAATTTAATCAGATCATGCATGTTTACTTCTAAGTTTGGCAGCTTCATGGACTTCAGCATTTTAAGCTTTCTACTCCAATATCTTAaggaataatttaatataattcgATATGAACTAGTTTGAATTTATgtctagaattaaattttgacCAGATACgttctaattatttatataattttttttaaaatacatcTTAAGTTAAATGAATTATAGAAATGGattaaactcataaaaattttaaattaaataatatgatatatgttTGTATCTGAATTTCTTTggatttgaataatttttagattacTTGAGATAGGTCATGTGAATCAGATCCGAAAAGCTGATAAAAGTGACGGATCCTAGGACACCAAACCCAATTGTTTTAAAAGGGACTCTCTCCAAGCTTAGGGATGCAGTGCAAATCATCTGAAATACCACGCGGATCATTTCGGAAATTGTATGAAGTAATTTAAAGGGATTATGTTTGAGCTATAGAAACGCGTATACTCGGAATTGCATGTGAATCAATTGGGGCTACTTGAACTAACTTGTCGAGAGTTGAAAAAACTATGATTAAGcagagttaaaaaaaatatgagtaCTAAGTTTCGTTTATTAATGTTAGTGTCCATACAAATAAGTTTagttaataaaagaaatttagtttgttattccatctaattttgatatattattttcaactTATATGaagattaagaaatttatttatttttcaaccactttcttactaaaatatacttaataatttttttttaatataatgcaCGGTAATCGAAATATTAATAGATGTGTCGatctatttatgattttttaaaatttaaatcaaaaaattatttagtaatCTACAATTTTAaagtcaaataaataaaaaagtatttataggtgttgatatttatattaactagtggatgataattttaaactaataagaaaaagtagCTTATACTCTTTGGatgaattaaaaatgaaaaatggtCCATTAAAATTAGACGGAGGGagtattttagaaaaattaggTATTGTCCATAATTTATAGTTCAAGAATCCAGttctcaatcttcaatctaaATCCAGTCcatgtaaaagaaatttaatgtgAAATGACGAGAACAATTATTGctttataaaaagttaatttttacaaaaattgatAAAGATCTCCCTCGGCGGAGCCCTAAAATTGAACTAATATCGCCATATTATAGTTGAATTCATTTACGTCAACGTGATAAGAGCAGCAAAATGGGTGTGAGAAATCATTATTTACAATGCCCAATTGCAAATAACACAGGCACAAACTCGGTGGAGGACTACAATCCCAAGCCTACTTTATGTGCAACCACGTGATCGTCATCACTTATCACTCACTCTCCATTCTCCAATACCATAACGTGAAAACACACCCAATTTCCTTTGCCCGATAAAAACATTCTATCCAATACCTACACATTCTCACGGTATTACATCTCAGCATTTCCCGCTACACTGGTCCCACACACCAAATCTCCACCATCCACTCATCTAATATCAACAAATCTTACAGTGCAATCACCACCGCGTTATCAGCTCCCCCACCTCACCCCTCACAAAAACATCAATTACGCGTCTTTGCCAGCCTGTCTCTtcaaaaaaacagaaaaagaaatttaattttttttttttaaattaattccaTTTTATCACTATCTTGCTTTCTCTCAACAAACACACCCACGCACACGACACAACACTATGCAACCAAAACTCcactctttcttcttcttcttcttcttcttcttcttcttcttcttcttcactttACTTGAACTCTTACCTTATGCGTCGGCGTTTGACACCCTCCCGTCATTTAGAGAAGCACCAGCCTTTCGAAACGGCAGAGAATGTCTCCAAACcacatcatcatcaacattcaTCCACATTGCAATGACTCTCGACTCCACCTACCTCCGAGGCTCCGTCGCCGGAGTATTCTCCGTCCTCCAGCACGCTTCCTGCCCCGAAAACATAATCTTCCACTTCATTGCCACTCACCGTCGCGCCGAGCTCCGCCGTACAATAACCGTAACGTTTCCGTACTTAAACTTCCATCTTTACCATTTCGATTCTGATTTAGTGAAAGGAAAGATATCTTCTTCAGTCCGACGTGCCCTGGATCAGCCCTTAAATTATGCTAGATTTTACCTCGCTGATCTGTTACCCGCTAGTGTACCAAGAATTATATACTTTGATTCTGATTTAATAGTGGTCGATGACGTGGCTAAACTATGGAACATTAATTTAGGTGTCCATGTTTTAGGCGCACCGGAATATTGTCACGCcaattttactaattattttaactcaagATTTTGGTCCAATGAAGGTTATGCGGCGTCGTTTAGAGAAAGGAGGGCGTGTTATTTTAACACGGGGGTGATGGTGATAGATTTAATGAAATGGAGAGAAGGCAAGTACAGAGAGAAACTAGAGTATTGGATGAAGGTGCAGAAGAAGTATAGGATATATGAATTGGGTTCTTTGCCTCCATTTTTGCTTGTGTTTGCTGGGAATGTGAAAGGTGTTGAACATAGATGGAATCAACATGGACTTGGCGGTGATAATGTGAAAGGTCTGTGTAGAGATTTGCATCCTGGTCCTGCTAGTTTGCTTCATTGGAGTGGCAAAGGTAAACCTTGGCTTAGAATTGCTTCTAAACGGCCTTGTCCTTTGGACTCGCTTTGGGCTCCTTATGATCTCTATCGCCATTCTTTACTCTTCTCCGATAGCTGAGCTGAACGGGgattcataaacataaataaagaaaaagaacgtGAAGCTTATTGAAAAAAACTGGCGGAGGAGGATTGTACAGTGTTGGAGCGTGTGGTTGACGGCTGTGATTTAATGCAGAAAAAAGGTGGGCTGGGCTGGTTAAAAATGGGGGAGGGAAGGAGGGTGGATGAGGTGATTGATGATGTCTGGTTGCATGGtgaaaattctttaatattggTCTAGAACTAGAAGAGAAAGGCCAGTAGTGGTTGAAGAAGGTGGGGTGAATGATGATTATGGAAATGGCTTTTCAAGTggttctctttttctttttctttttttggctGTTGTTTTATAAAACAGTGGAGATTAAGTGGAAagtgaaaaaaagaagaagggcCTACCAAGCAGGTGTTGTACAATTGCAACAGATTGTTTTGATTAATGTTGGTCACGGGCACTTGTTGTTTGTAGGTATTGGTTGTATTATTGTGGATTAGAATCTAACCTTGTTTTGATTTTGGATAAGTTATTggttgttcttttttcttttccttttcctttttctctctttgctACTGATGTGTAGGATCTTGTACATATCTTTATATTTGTTGAGCTATTCTTTTCCAAGTCCCTTGGCTGCTTCCTTCAACTTTGTTTGATTAATAAAAGTTATTGATCACTCGGTCCCTTATAAGTTAATTCCTTTCCCCTCTTTCGGCTTTCATTTTCATCTtcagtttttctatttttttttccttctttctgaCCCATTGTTGAAGCAGTCTTTAAAGATAAGTTAGTTTTAATAAAGACCTATTCCTAAGGGATGCCAAAGGAATAGGAATTAGTTAGCTGAATTTTAGTATCTAGTTAGCAACGTGTTTAGTGGTAGATTTGTTAGCCAACCATTATAAATATCTTTGTAGTAGAACTTTATATAATAgtgtgtttttctttaaagctTTATATTCTTCACAAATTGGTATGAGAGCCTTTTATAAGCAAAAATGTCAAGTGACGAGAAGGGTCTCACTACAATTTCACATTTTGATGGGATCCACTACGACCATTGGAGCGAGTTGATGGAAAATTTGCTTAGAGCAAAGGGTTTATGGCGTTTTGTTGAGAAAGGTTTTGCAGAACCTATGATGGGATTTGTGCTAAcagaagaagaggaagcacAACTAGAGGAAGCGAGAACTAATGATCACAAGGTGAAGTATTATTTGTATCAGACAATTGATCGAGTTGTTTTTGAACAAATACTTGATCGGAGGACCTCAAAGATCGTCTGGGATTCCATGAAGAGCAAGTTTGGAGGAAATGCTCGAGTTAAAAGGTCTCTTCTTAACACTCTAAGGAGAGATTTTGAAATTCTTGAGATGAAGAAGGGTGATACTATCACTGAGTAATTTGAAGTAATGGCAGTCACAAACCAAATGAGGAGCAACGGTGAAGTGATGCCAGACTCAAAAGTGGTTGAGAAAATTCTGAGAACGCTCACTGACAGGTTTACATATGTGGTTGTGTCGATTGAAGAATCTAACGATACAGACTCTATGACCATTGATGAGCTCCAAAGCTCGCTTGTTGTTCATGAGCAAAAATTTAAGAGAATAGATCGAGAAGAGGATCAAGTGTTGAAGGCTGCAACCGAAGATGAAGGATATGGATATCGAGGGAGAGGGCGTGGCGGTCTTTGCTTTCGAGGGACGAGGCAGAGGTAGAGGCGGGGCATGCATTCAACAAGGCCGTTGTTGAGTGCTACAAATGTCACCAACTTAGACACTTCCAATATGAGTGTCCGAGGTGGGATAATAAGGCACAGTATGCTGAGATAGATGAGGAAGAACTTGTCCTCATGGCCCATGTAGAGATGCGGGAAGCAAAGGAGGATGTATGGTTTCTAGATTCCGGATGTTCTAATCATATGTGTGGGGACAAAAAATGGTTCTCACACATTGATGAGAGCTTCAAACAAACTGTCAAATTAGGAAATGACACGGAGTGCGATCACGAGGGAATGTGAAGTTGAAAGTCGGAGGTCTCGTACAAGTAATTACGGATGTGTATTACATACCAGAATTGAAGAACAATCTTCTGAGTATAGGGCAACTGCAAGAGAAGggattgcaattttaattcgAGATGGTGAATGCAGACTCTATCATCAACGCCAAGGGCTTATCATGAAGACCGCAATGACAGCCAATCAGATGTTTGTTTTATCTGCATCAGCCTTAACAAAGACAAATTCGGTGTCACTTGCTCCGAGCATGTTTTCAAGCGGCGACCGAAGACAAGCTGGACCTTTGGCATTGCAGATTCGCACACTTGAATTACAAAAGCTTACAGACCATGCAACATCAGAAATTAGTGGAAGGCCTTCCTAATCTTACAACAAACGATAAAAAACTGTGCACACATTGTCTAATCGGAAAGCAGCATCGAGAAAAAATGCCAAAGAAAAGCTCATGGAGGGCTTCTAAGCGATTGCAATTAGTTCATGCAGACATATGTGGGCCAATATCACCAGCTTCAAATAGTGGAAAGAGGTTCAAACAGCGTGTGGAAAAGGAAAGTGGAGAGTCCATAATCTGTTTGCGTATAGATA
This window harbors:
- the LOC8269516 gene encoding LOW QUALITY PROTEIN: probable galacturonosyltransferase-like 3 (The sequence of the model RefSeq protein was modified relative to this genomic sequence to represent the inferred CDS: inserted 1 base in 1 codon), with the translated sequence MRRXFDTLPSFREAPAFRNGRECLQTTSSSTFIHIAMTLDSTYLRGSVAGVFSVLQHASCPENIIFHFIATHRRAELRRTITVTFPYLNFHLYHFDSDLVKGKISSSVRRALDQPLNYARFYLADLLPASVPRIIYFDSDLIVVDDVAKLWNINLGVHVLGAPEYCHANFTNYFNSRFWSNEGYAASFRERRACYFNTGVMVIDLMKWREGKYREKLEYWMKVQKKYRIYELGSLPPFLLVFAGNVKGVEHRWNQHGLGGDNVKGLCRDLHPGPASLLHWSGKGKPWLRIASKRPCPLDSLWAPYDLYRHSLLFSDS